The nucleotide window CGGTGAATTCACCCAGCGACAGACCGGCGGCGGCCACCACCTCCAGCGCCGGCACCCGCTCCTTGAGCAGCGCCAGACCAATCAGGCCGTGCAGGTACAGCGCGGGCTGGCAGCGCGAGGTCTTCGTCAGCTCCTCGTCCGGCCCCTCGAACATGATTTCGGAAAGGGAGAATCCCAAGGCGGCATCGGCCTGGGCGACCATGCTCCGCGCGGTGGTGGAGGTCTCGAACCAATCCTTGGCCATGCCCACCTTCTGGGCTCCCTGACCGGAAAAAAGCACTGCGATCTTGCTCATGTGGCGGCGATCTAAGCCCCCGCCAACGAGCGGATCAAGTCCGCAGCCTCCCGCGCCCGGGTCTCCAGAAGCTCGCCTCCGCGCCGCATCGATTCCTCCAACGGCAGGCCGTACGCCGCCAGATCGAACATGGCATCGAAGAACGGAGCCGCCACCGGCAACGTCCGTCCGGCAAACGCGACCACCGGCTTCCCGGCCTCCCGCGCCATCCGCGCCACCCCGGCCGGGCCCTTGCCGCCCAGCGTCTGCTCGTCCAGCGAACCTTCCCCGGTGATGACCAGATCCACTTCCACCAGCCTCTCGCGCAAACCGAGCGCGCCCGCGACCAGATCGAATCCGGACACCAGCCGCGCCCCGGCGAACCGCAGCAAGCCGAAACCCAGACCGCCCGCCGCACCCGCGCCCGGCGTGATTTCCTCATTCTCCCCACCGCTCACGGCCACCAGCCCACCGAGCACTCCATCCAAAAACACCACGTCCTCCGGCGAGGCCCCCTTTTGAGGACCAAACACCGCCGAGGCTCCGCGCTCCCCGAGCAGCGGGTGATCCACATCGCACGCCACCAGAATCTCCGGCAGCGCGATGCGCCCGCCTTCATCCACCACCGCGAGCCATTCCAGCTCCGCGGGCACGGGCTGCAATTCAGCGCCCATCACATCCAGAAAACGAACGCCAAGTGCCGCCGCCATGCCCGCGCCGCCGTCATTCGTCGCACTGCCACCGAGCCCCACCAGCAGTTTCTTCGCTCCGGAAACCTCCACCGCGTGCCGCATCAGCTCGCCGGTGCCGTAGGTGCTCATGATCCGCGGATTCCGCTCCTCCGGCTTCAGCCGCCACATGCCGCTGGCCTCCGCCATCTCGATCACCGCCGTGGGCACTCCCTGCACGTGAATGAGGCCGTAGCTGCCTTGGATCGGTCGGCCAAGCGGATCGTGCGTGGGCGCATGCACCTTCACGCCGCCAAGCGCCGTCACCATCGCATCGACAAATCCCTCGCCGCCATCCGCGATCGGGCACAGCCCGGCCTCCGTCCCCTCTCCCAGTCCGCGCCGGATCGCCTCACAGGCCTCCAACGCGCTCAGGGAACCCTTGAATTTGTCACAAGCAATGAGCACTCGCATGCATCAAACTGGCGGGCCGTTCCGATGGCGGGAAGCGCCAAGTTCAGATGGAAAGCACCTTTTAAAACCACGGATTACGCGGATTGAACGGATTTTTGAAGAGACGGATAGGACCGCAGATTTCGCAAATGACGCAGATTTTTTGGATTTAGAATCTTCTCTTCAAATCTGCGTCATCTGCGAAATCTGTGGTCGAATCCATGGCCATGTGCGCCTCTCTAAAAAATCCGTTCAATCCGCGTAATCCGTGGTTAAAAACGGGCTGATCTCCCAAACGCGGTTTCCTTCAAGCCCGGCTCACCGTCACCGGGCGGCTACCCTTCTCCTGCCCGCTCCTCAGCACCACATAGACGCGGAATGAAGCTCTGGCTTCAGGCTCATCCAGATCGGAAATCGTCTCCACCTGGCACGTGCTGCCAGCGGTCACACGGCCCACCAACCGCTCGTCCTCCATCTCGTAGTCGGCTCCGGCCATGCCGCGCACGTCGTAGTGCGCCACCGCCGGATCGGCGCTCGGCGTCCACCACACGCGGGCGCAGTCGCCTTCCCATGAACAGTCCGCATCCACCGGCGCAGGAGCCTGGCCCTTGGGAACGGTCAGCACCGGCAGGCTCTTCACCAGTTCATGGTCCACTGGGAAAAACTCACGCACCCGGTCCCGATACATCTCCGCAAAGCCGTGGAGCTGATCCTGATACTCGTCGCGGCGGCCGCGCGAGCTCGCCAGCGCCTTCTCCGCCTTCGCCAGCGCGGAGGCCATCAAGCGCCGGGCAGACAGATCGGTGATGAAATCCAGTCGGGTGTATTCCGTAGGCAGGCAGAAAGCTTCCCCACTCTCCGTCTCCAGCTTCTGCCAGAGCACGCGTGCCTCTTCCGGAGAAATCTTCGGGTCCACTCCGCTGCCATGGAGATACTGCCGGAACTGGTTCATTCGCCGGGCCACGACCTTGTCCTGGGCCTCCAGATCATGAGCCTCCAAGGACCGGCTGGCCCGCGCCCGCGCGACCGCAGCCTGGGTCACCTCCAACTTTTCCCGCAGTTCCAGCAAAGTGGAGCGCCCTATCCGCCCTACCAGCAGCAAGGGATTCCCGTCCCCCCGGGCCGCATCCACAGCCGCCCAATGGACGAGCAACTCGTCCGCCAGGGGGAGAAAAGAGGCGGGGCCGTTGAGGGGCATGGCGGATATACAAGACCATTCCGCCCCCCAAGTCAGATCAAAACCTTGGCTAGTCCGTGATCGCGTGGGAAAAAAATCACGGAATGGCGCGGGTCCATGCCAAGTCCATTTCTTGTTAGGAAACGCGGGACACCCGGCCTCCGGGAGATCGTTCCTCTGGATCACCCCACCAAAATCACGCCTTCACCTGGTTTACATTGAATATACCGCATCAATGCCTAGTCTGCGCGCGATTTGAGTTATCTTTCCCCCAAAGACGCAATCCTCCACTCACCCTTCCAGTCGTGTTCCGCCTATCCTCCCTGATACTGGCAGTTGCCCTTTTCACCAGCCGGACTGCCAGAGCCGAGTTCAATCCCTCCCCTTACACCGGCCCGAATCCGGTCACGTATCCCATCGCCACCACCATCTATGGTGCGCAGTTCCAAACCGCGGATCTCGACCGCGACGGCCGCCAGGATCTTCTCGTCTATTACAAGGACTTCGGACTCTTCCTGCACCGCACGCTCGGCGCCACCTCCCTGCAGCAATATCCGCTCGCCTCGCCCCAGGTCCTCAGTACCCTGCAACTGGACTTCCTCCGCATCGCGGACCTGGATCAGGACGGCTATCCGGACATCGTTGCCTGCCGTCCGAACTATCCCTCCAACAACCAGATCTTCTGGCTGAGGAATCTTTACGGAGACACCGGCAGCGTCTCCTTCGAGACCACCCCACGGGTCATCAGTGCCTTTTCCAACGATGTCCGCGCGCTCTTCGTCGCGGATCTCGATGCGGACGGCGACCCGGATGTGATCAGCTGCACCAATTACAGTTCCGAGAAATTCTACCTGCACACAAACCGACTGAAGGAAGCGACCGCGGACATCGCGGCTCCGGTGCTTCTACCGGGCCAGGGACGCTACAACGATGGATCCTGCACCACCTTCTCCGATCTGGATGGGGATGGCGACCTGGACATCGCCACCCGTCTCGTTCTCAACGGTTACGTGACCACGATCTTGTGGATGGAGAACAAGACCATTGATACCTCCGGCTACACGCTGTACCTGATCCCCTCTCTGGCCAGTTCTTCCGCCCTCCCAGCCACCTCCACCGTGCCAACCGTGGTGGTGGCAAAGATCCAGGGTGAACTCTGGTTCCGTTTCATCAAGACCGGGCAACCCCCGGCCACCTACCGGGAAGCCGATTTCCCCACCCAGTCCGCCGCTCTCGCACAACTCCGCACCACCTTCAATACCTACGTCACCACAGCTCCAAGTGCCTTCGCCTCCCAGCAGTACATGCGGAAGATCACCTCGGTGTGCCGCTACCGTGTGGGCAATGGCACCCAGTTCACCAACCACTCCCTCTACTCGGCCTTCGTCCCGGGCACGAGCCAATATTATTCGCCAAACCAAATCCTCTGCGGCGATCTCGATGGCGATGGCGATGACGATATCTTCACGGGCTTCTGCGAAGCCTATGAAGCCTACAACGGCTGGTTCGAAAACCGCCTGAACGAAGAAGGTCACGCCGATTTCTCCGTCTTCCACAAGCTGAACCTGGAAGGCTATCAAGGCGCGGCCAAGCTGGCGGATGTCGATGGCAACGGGCGACCCGATCTCACCTACCTCAGCACCACCCTCAATACCGGCATCCGCGTCTGGTACGATTGCCACGACCTGCGCGGCACCGGCATGCCGTGGACCGAGGTGGTGAGAAAGGCGGCCGCTGGATCCTACAGCACCGCAGGCATCGGCAATTTCGCCCTTCTGGACTTGGATGGAGACGGCGATCTCGACATCGCCAGTGATGTGATCTCCGTACCGGATTGCTACCTTCTCCTGTCCGAAAACCTGACGGGCGAAACACCCTCGCCCTTTCTGCGTCAGGAAACGGAGCTGATCTCCGGCCTGCGTTCGAGTGACACGTTCCCATCCATTCTGGCGCAGGACCGCGATGGCGACGGCGATCCGGATATTTCACTAGGCCGCACCGGTTATTCCTATCGCAACAACTGGTCCACCGCTCCCACCTTCGGCTACACGGTGGACAACACGCTGGGCACTTTCAGTGCGGCTCCGGCACCGAACGCCGCCGTCAACGCCAACTTCAACACCTGGCTGGCCGCCCAGCCGTGGCAGAAAGCCGGAACCATTTTCACGCGACTGACTGCGGACATTGACGGCGATGGCGATCTGGACGTGGTGGTGCTCCATGGCGTGAGCGACTCATACAACGCCATCTCGTGGTTCGAAAACCGCTCGTCCGCCACACCGGATTTCAACGGTCCCTTCGGCATCACCGGCAATGTGAACTACCAAAGCAAGCTGGCGTGCGCCGACTACGATTCGGATGGCGACGTGGATGTCCTCGCGCTGTGTTCCATCGTCAAAAACGGCACCCTCACCCAGCGGCTGGCGGCTTTCGAGAACACCTCCTCCCCTTCCGACTTCACCCGCCAGGTCGTGGATGATCCGCAGGGCTTCCTGCGCAACTCGATCGCCAGCCCCACCTTCACCGCGAAGCTCCAGAGCAGCGCGGACCTGAACTGGGCGACGGGAGAAACCGTGGCCGTCACCGCCAAGCAGTTGCGGAATCCCCACGCCATGAAGGATCTCATGCGCTGGAGGGACCCCGCCCGGCCGAAGCGGTTCTACCGGCTCATCTACTCGCTGGACGCGCCCTGATCCGTTTACCAGATCCGCACCCGGTCCTCCGGCTTCACGTACAGCTTGTCACCCGGCCGGATGTTGAAGGCCTCGTACCACGCGTCCACGTTCCGCATCACGAAATTCACGCGCGCGACGGCGGGCGAATGCGGATCGGTGTGGAGCTGCTTGACCAGCGCCGCCTCGCGCATCTTCTGCCGCCAGACCTGCGCCCAGCCGAGGAACACGCGCTGGTCGCCGGTGGTGCCATCGATTACCGGCGCGGGCTTGCCCCCGAGCGAAGCCCGGTAGGCGGCGAGCGCGAGATTGATCCCGCCCATGTCGCCGATGTTCTCGCCCATCGTCAGCTTGCCGTTGATCTTTTCGCCCGGGAGGATCTCCTCCGATTGGTACTGTGCGCCTAGTTTTTCCGCACGTTCGTTGAACTTCCGCGCGTCCTCCGCGGTCCACCAGTCCTTCAGCACGCCATCGCCATTCGACTTGCGGCCCTGGTCGTCAAAACCATGGCTGATCTCATGGCCGATCACACCGCCGATGCCGCCGTAGTTCACCGCCGGGTCCGCATCGGGATCGAAGAACGGCGGTTGCAGGATCGCCGCCGGGAATACGATCTCGTTCATCGTCGAGTTGTAGTAGGCATTCACCTTTTGCGGCGGCATGCCCCACTCCTTGCGATCCACCGTCTTGTCCAGGCGGTCGAGATCGTGCTTCCATTCGAAGAGCCCGGAACGGCGGAGGTTTCCACACAGGTCGTCCGCCTTCACCTCATACGCGGAGTAATCGCGGAACTCATCCGGATAGCCGATCTTCACGCTGATCTTCGCCAGCTTGTCCTGCGCCGCCTTCTTCGTCTCCGCGCCCATCCAATCGAGCTGGTCGAGACGCTGTGCGAGCGCCTTCCGCACGTTGGCGACCAAGTCCAGCATCTTGGCCTTCGACTCCGCCGGGAAATAGCGGGCCACATAGACCTTCCCGACCTCCTCGCCCAGCGCCTCATTGGTCGCGGCAACCGCGCGCTTCCAGCGCGCCTGCTGCTCCGGCTGCCCGGAGAGCGTCTTCGCCCGGAAAGCGAACTGCGCGTCCACGAACGGCTTCGACAAATACGTCGCCGCGGAATCCGCCGTGCCGAACGCCGCCCAGGCTTTCAGCACGTCCAGCGGCGTCTCCGCGAAGACTTTCGCCTTCTTCGGGAAGGCCGACTTGTCACTGACCACGAGACGTTTGACCGAACCCAATCCGCGGACCTCCAGCACGCGCTTGAAATCGTAGCCCTCCGCGAACTTCGCCAGCTCATCGGGCGTCATCGGGTTGTAGGTCTTGTCGCGGTCGCGGAGTTCCGCGCGTTCCCAGCTCACCTCGGCAAGGCGGGTTTCGAATGCCAGGATGTCCTTCGCGCGCGCCTCCGGCTCCGGCCAGCCGATCAGCTTCAGCATCTCGACCATGTAGGCCTCATACTTCCCTTTGATCTCCGCAAAGCTGTCCTTGAGATAGTAATCCTTGTCCGGCAGTCCCAGGCCACCCGATCCCGCCGAGACACGGTAGTGCTCCGGGTCCTTCGGATCGGGGCCGATACCAACGCCGAACACGCCGCGGTGGAAGCCGCCCGGATTCGCCAGCACTCCGACGAGGGCCTCATGCGTCGCCGCGCCCTTGATCTCCGCGAGATCGGTTTCGATCGGTTTCGCGCCGAGGCTGTTCGCCTTTTCCTCATCCATGTAGGCGGCGAAAAACGCGGCGATCTTCGCGGTAGCGGCGTCCGGCTTCTTCACCGCGCTTTCCAGAATGTCCTTCACCCGCGCTTCGGACAGGATGCTCAGCGCGTCGAAGTTCCCGAACCGCACCCGATCCGGCGGGATCACCGTGCGCTCCACAAACTTGCCATTCGCATATTCGTAGAAGTCATCCCCCGGCTTCACCTCCAGATTCCGCCCGGAAAGGTCGAAGCCCCACGTCCCGAACCGCGGCGCGGCGGTGGTGACGGTGGGAGCATCCGGCTCGGCGGACACGGAATGGGTGGCAAGCATCAGCGCCGCGAAGGCGAGGGAGAAACGGGTGTGGAGCTTCATGAGAACAAACGGACGAAATGAACCGGCGCTACGCAAGCAGGTCCGGGACGGGGTGTCCAGAGGGGGAGAAGTCTTACAGCTCCACGCAGCCTGCTGTAGGACTCGAACCCCGGAACAATTGATGAAGAGTCAACTGCTCTACCAGCAACGCGCTCCCGTCCTACCTAGCCGGTTCGCTGCCGGTCATGGCACGGATGCGCCGGATGAACTCCTGCTCCGGCAGGGATGCCCTGAGCCCGGCCAGCATCGCACTGTCAGCCCCGGCCGGATAGCGGAAACCGTCTCCTTCATCCGTTGCCGCCGCGTGGACGGCTTTGGCGACGTCTTCCTCGGTGGTGTAGCCGGTGGGATAGTCCTGCATGGATTGGAAATAGCGCGCGGCATGTCCGGAGTAGGCCGGGGGAATCGGATGATCACCGGACGCGGCGGAGTTCGCGGCGAAATGAGTCGTGGGAGCGAGTCCCGGCTGGACGATCTTCACACGGATGCCGAGCACACCCGTTTCATAAGCCAGCGATTCCGAGAAGCCTTCGATGGCATATTTGCTGGCCGTATAGGCGGCGACCAACGGCATCGGCGCGATGCCGACACTCGAAGTCACATTGATGATCGTTCCCGATCCGTTCCCGCGCATGTGGGGAATGATGGCGCGGTTGGCCGCCATGACGCCAAAGGTGTTCGTCTCGAAGAGCTGGCGGATCGCCTCATCCGGCACCGCCTCGTGCGCTCCGAAATAACCGATGCCGGCGTTGTTGACGAACACATCGATCTTTCCGAAACGTGCGACACTCTTCCCGATGGCGTCCGCGATGGAGTCGGGTTGTGTCACATCGAGCGGCAGAAGCAGAAGCTGGTCACTGTCTTCGAACAATCCCGGTTGAGGCGTGCGCATGGTGGCGATGACGTTCCAGCCGCAAGCGAGAAAGAAGGAAGCGGTCGCCTTGCCGAAGCCGGAGGAGCAGCCGGTGATGAGAATGGTGGATGGCATGGTTCTGTTTTCGTTTTGGTTTGATCGACGGGATGAAATTAGCAAAAACCAATCGGACTTTCTATAACGCTTAGTCCATATTTCATCACAAATAGTCCAGATGGATACCCTTTCCACCATCGTCGCCCTTCTCAAACCCCAGGCCCACGGGGCCAAGCTCGTACACGGCGCGGGGCGCTGGGGAGTGCGTTACGCCGAGTTCGGACATCCGAGCTATGCGCTGGTGTTGAAAGGACCGTGCTGGCTGGCGGCGGAAGGAGCACCCGCCCGAACGCTGGAAACCGGAGATTTCATCCTCTTTCCCGCAACTCCGCGTTTCACGCTGGCCAGTGATGCGAAGGTCCGCCCGAAGCTGCTGGCACCAGTTCCATCCGGACGGCAGATGGAGGAAGTTGTTCATGGCGACTCCACCATGGAACCTTCTGCCAGCCTGCTGGGTGGTTACTTCATGTTTGATCCGGTCAACGCCTCGATCCTTACCAGCCTGCTTCCCAAGATGCTGCATTTGCACGCGGGAGATCCTGCCGCCGACAGTCTGGCTCCCCTTGTCGGACTCATCAAACGGGAGGCACTTGGAAATCGCCCGGGACAATCACTCGTTCTGAATCGCCTGGTCGAAGTCCTGTTGGTCGAAGCCTTGCGATCCGCTCCATCGGAAACAGCCGCAAAAGGGTTGCTGGCGGGCTTGCAGGATTCGCGTCTCGCCGCCGCATTGCAGGCCATCCACACGCGGCCCGCCCATCCGTGGACGCTGGACACGCTCGCCCGCGAGGCCTCGATGTCGCGTTCGTCTTTTGCGGAACATTTCGCCCGCGTGATGGAGGTGACGCCGTTGCGTTATCTGCTGCAGTGGCGCCTCACCATGGCCAGGGATCTGTTGAGCCGGGGGGACATGACCGTTGCGGAAACCGCCCTGGCCGTGGGTTATGAATCGGCCAGCGGCTTCAGCATCGCTTTCAACCGCGAGATAGGTCAGCCGCCGGTGACCTACAAGGAAAGGTCGAAGAAGACCTCCAACCGTGTCCGGAATCGTGGATGCCGGCCGGGTTGATCAGACCGCGGCTGACAACCGCCAAGACATGGCGGTTGTTAGATGGTGCATTGGAAATGCGTGAGCTTCTTCAACTCATCATGACGCCAGCACACGCGAAGACGGGGGTGGCCCGGGCCCGATAGATCTTGTGACCGCCTGCCACCGCCCATAAAACCGCAGGCTGACAGCCTTGGTGGCAATCCGTACCAAGGCCATCCCCTCCCCAAAGAAATCATGAACTCTCCATTTCGCAAAGCCGTGATCGTCGCGCTCGGCGCGTCTTATCTGTGTATGCACGCACCGCATGCCCGCGGTGAGGACAAACCCGCCGATGCCAAGCCCAAACACGACGCCAAGAAACCCACCGCCGCCTCGTTGGTCGCGGACATGGGCAAGTCCGTCGCCTTCATCGCGCATGCGGCGAAGGACAAGATCAGCGTGAAATCCAAGGAAGCCCGCCCGTTCTGGAGCGCGCTCCGCGATTGCAGCAAGGCCGTCGACCAGTTGGAAGCCGGCGTGAAGGCCAACGACGAGAACACGCTCAAGGGGCTCGATGCTCTCGGCGTGAGCGTCCACCAGCTTGCCGCCGCATGGGGCGTGCTCAGCGGTTCCCATGAGGGGGTCGAGGTCACACCCGGCCTCAAATCGCTCTCGAAGTCCTATGAAACCTTCCTCTTCCACTTCGGCCCATCCGTGGCGCGGAAGAAGATGGGCGGCGAGGTCACCGAAGCCGAAAAGGCGCAACTGGCGGCGGCACGCGCCGAGGTGAAATCGATCAAGGCCCAGTTGAAGGCCATCGAGAGCAAGGCCAAACCGAAGTCCTATCAGCAGCGGTTCGTCCACGACATCGTGGGTCTCTGCGATGAAACCGACAAGGTGACCGGCAACGACCTGAATGCCTATTGTGCGTATCTCTTCCAATACAACCGGCTCAAGTACACCGCCCTCGCCTACAATTCGCTGGTGGACGACTGGTTCCCGGATTTTTCGAAGGACTGGGGCACGGTGGTGAAGGAAAACAAAACTCCCGGTGCGGGCGAGTTCTCGAACACCGCCGTCACCTACTACAAGGACTGGAAATACTCCAGCCAGCCGGTCCACAAGGCGGGAGACTACTACGAGGTGACCGCCTGCGTGTCCGTGATCTCCGAGTCCGAAGAGGCCACGTATGAATCCTACACCGAGTCCTATTCCGAAGAAACCGCCACCGAGGAATCCGCCGAAGAGCTGGCCCAGGTGACCGAGGAGGTCTCCATCGATGAAGACGATCATGAATCCTTCGCCGATGAATCGGACGGCACCGACATCGACGAGAGCATGGAGGACGGCTCCGCCGACGAGGATGATGACGGCGGTGGAGAAGACGATGGAGACGACGAGGACGAATAATCGTCCCGCATGCTCCGATCCCAACACCCCGCGCCGGTTCCGGACAGCGGGGTGTTTTGTTTTACAAGATCCACCGACCGCACTGAAGAAGCACGCCGCTACGAAAGTGGCTTCTCAAAACGTATACGCCACGCCGAGGGAGATCACGAACGCGGAGTCGAAGGAAAGACTCGCCTCCGACCCTCCGGCGGTGACGTCGAATTGGCTGAGATACTGGTAACGGCCACCGAAGAGAACGGACCAATCGGAGTTGACCTTCCAATCGGCTGTCGCTCCAAGATAGAAGCCGGGCAGGAAGTCGGACTTCGAGCCGCGGCCGTTGCTGGTCTGGGTACCGAGTCCGGTGACGGTGGTGGCGGAGTGCATCTCGTAATCGCCATCGGCCCAGCCAAGACTGATGCCCGCTTCGAGAAGCACGTCGAACTTGTCGGTGATCGGGATTTCCAAATACGGCCCGAAGCTGAGCACCGCGAGATTCACGTCGAGCTCGCGGCTGCCGGTGACGAAGCCGGTGCCACCATTCGAGATGGTGCGGATGGGCTGGTCCCCCAACAGCGGACCAGGTCCGTTGAAGGAACCGGTGTAGGGAGCCTGCGGTGGAATGGTGCCGCCGAGATCGAAGGAATCGGTGACGGTGGTCAGACCGGTGAAGACCGCATCGTGGTTGCTGATGCCGAGATGGGAATACATGAGTCCGGCCCGGAAACCCCACGTGGCTTTGTGACCATCGAGTCCTGAGAAACCGACCGGACCCATGTCACGGTAAGCAAACAGGTCCACGCCGGGATTGGCTCCGCCATCTTCGCGGGCGCTGCCGGTGGCGCGGCTGTTGGTGATGGAGTAGTTGATGGAGCCCGTTCCCGCCGGGTTGTATTGGCTGGCGTTGTTGTAGGACCAGTTGGTGGTCGCGTTGCCGAGATTGCCGGAGGAGTCGATGTGGACGAAGCCGTCGTCATAGTCGCGGTTGACGGTGCCGCCGAGTGGCTGCGGAGTGAACGAGCTCTGGAAGGTGCCGAGGCGGGTGAAGTCCGTTTTGATGCCAAGGATCTGCGCGCCGCCGATGCCGAAACGCCAAGGCGATGTCGGCTCCGGCATCACCATTTCCGACACGGGTTGACCGGCATGCGCCGCAGCGGCCAAGGCGAAGACCGACAGCGGAAGGAAGCGTGAAGTCATCATGGGTCGAAAGGAGGTTGGAAGGATCGATCGGAGCGGCGGAGTTCAGGGGACTTCGTTGACGAGGTAGAAGCGGGTGGTCACCGAGGGATCGGCGGGCGAGATACTGGTGAACGGAGCGCCATCATCGATCCATTGGGTGCGATTGGCGTTGGCCTGGATCGGCACCGGGCAGTCATACCAACTGTTGGGAGCCATGGTGGCGCTATAACGGACGCGGTACCAGTGGCCGGGGATGGAGTCGAACTCCAGCAGAACGGTGCCATTGGCCAGTTTGACGATGCGTGGTTGGACGCCCGGACCGGGAGGACCGGCGACAGCAGACACGGGCAGGATCTCCACCGTCAGGCCCGGATTGAAGGGATTCGGGAAGGTGCGGGTGCTGGTGTAGAAGAGGAGTTTGACGGGTACGGTGGCATCAACGGCCACTGGATAGGCATAGTCGACGTAAGGATCCGGAGTGAGGCTGGTGGCATTGTAGAGACGCAGGCTCGGATACGCGGCGATGTAGGAAGCGTAGTCGACATGCACGCGGAAGCCATTGATCGGCAGAGGCGTGGTATTGGTCACGTTGACGGTCAGTTCGAAGAGGCCGGTCTGGCGGTTGAGCACGCCGGTGGTGCCGACCTGGGCCGGGGTCGGCGTGAGCGTGCCGACGGAAACCGGATCGGTATCGCTGTTGTTGCCGCTGACCGGATCGGGGTTCGAGGAGGAAGCCGTGGCGGTGTTGTTGATGACCGTCCCCGTGGGCACACTGGCGCCGACCTGGGTCACGACTGTGAAGGCTGCGGAGCCGCCATTGGCCAGCGTGCTGCGGGTGAAGGTCACCGTTCCACTTGCTCCCACCGCCGGATTCAAGATGTTCCAGCCGCCGGGAGCGGTGGCGGAGACGAAGACCATGTTCGCGGTCGTCGGGAAGGAGACGCTGGGATTGGCCGCGTCCGCCGGACCGAGGTTGCTCAGCGCGAGGGCGAAGGAAACGATGCTGCCCTTCGGCGCGGTGGTGGGCGTGGCGGTCACATCCAGCGCGAGATCGGCATTCAAAACGAGGGTATCGTTGTCGGTGGCGCTGTTGTTACCGGGATTCGGATCGGTGACGCCCGCCGGAGCCGCGACGGTCGCGGTGTTCGACAGCGTGCCGGAGGCCGAGCCGGAGATGGTCGCGCTGACGGTGTAGGTCACGGAACCGCCCGCCGGGAGATTGACCGCGGCATTGATATTGCCGGAACCGGAGGTCGCCGGAGGAACGCCACCGCCCGCACCCACTGCCGTCCAGGTGCAGGTGAGCGAAGCCGGGAACGTATCGGCGACGGTGGCACCGGGCGCATTGCTCGGGCCGGCGTTGCTGGCGGTGATGGTGTAGGTGACGGAACCTCCCGGCTGGGCGGTGGTGACACCATCGGTCTTCGTGATCGAGAGGTCCGCGCTCGGAGTGAGGGTGTCGGTATCGGTGGCGCTGTTGTTACCGGGATTCGGATCGGTGATCCCCGCTGGCACGGCGATGGTGGCGGTATTCGACAGCGAGCCGGTGGCGGCGGCAGAGATGGCTGCGTTGACGGTGTAGGTGACCGAGCCGCCCGCAGGGAGATTGACCGCGGCATTGATATTGCCGGAACCGGAGGTCGCCGGAGGAACCCCTCCCCCTGCTCCC belongs to Luteolibacter ambystomatis and includes:
- a CDS encoding M13 family metallopeptidase; this encodes MKLHTRFSLAFAALMLATHSVSAEPDAPTVTTAAPRFGTWGFDLSGRNLEVKPGDDFYEYANGKFVERTVIPPDRVRFGNFDALSILSEARVKDILESAVKKPDAATAKIAAFFAAYMDEEKANSLGAKPIETDLAEIKGAATHEALVGVLANPGGFHRGVFGVGIGPDPKDPEHYRVSAGSGGLGLPDKDYYLKDSFAEIKGKYEAYMVEMLKLIGWPEPEARAKDILAFETRLAEVSWERAELRDRDKTYNPMTPDELAKFAEGYDFKRVLEVRGLGSVKRLVVSDKSAFPKKAKVFAETPLDVLKAWAAFGTADSAATYLSKPFVDAQFAFRAKTLSGQPEQQARWKRAVAATNEALGEEVGKVYVARYFPAESKAKMLDLVANVRKALAQRLDQLDWMGAETKKAAQDKLAKISVKIGYPDEFRDYSAYEVKADDLCGNLRRSGLFEWKHDLDRLDKTVDRKEWGMPPQKVNAYYNSTMNEIVFPAAILQPPFFDPDADPAVNYGGIGGVIGHEISHGFDDQGRKSNGDGVLKDWWTAEDARKFNERAEKLGAQYQSEEILPGEKINGKLTMGENIGDMGGINLALAAYRASLGGKPAPVIDGTTGDQRVFLGWAQVWRQKMREAALVKQLHTDPHSPAVARVNFVMRNVDAWYEAFNIRPGDKLYVKPEDRVRIW
- a CDS encoding FG-GAP repeat domain-containing protein is translated as MFRLSSLILAVALFTSRTARAEFNPSPYTGPNPVTYPIATTIYGAQFQTADLDRDGRQDLLVYYKDFGLFLHRTLGATSLQQYPLASPQVLSTLQLDFLRIADLDQDGYPDIVACRPNYPSNNQIFWLRNLYGDTGSVSFETTPRVISAFSNDVRALFVADLDADGDPDVISCTNYSSEKFYLHTNRLKEATADIAAPVLLPGQGRYNDGSCTTFSDLDGDGDLDIATRLVLNGYVTTILWMENKTIDTSGYTLYLIPSLASSSALPATSTVPTVVVAKIQGELWFRFIKTGQPPATYREADFPTQSAALAQLRTTFNTYVTTAPSAFASQQYMRKITSVCRYRVGNGTQFTNHSLYSAFVPGTSQYYSPNQILCGDLDGDGDDDIFTGFCEAYEAYNGWFENRLNEEGHADFSVFHKLNLEGYQGAAKLADVDGNGRPDLTYLSTTLNTGIRVWYDCHDLRGTGMPWTEVVRKAAAGSYSTAGIGNFALLDLDGDGDLDIASDVISVPDCYLLLSENLTGETPSPFLRQETELISGLRSSDTFPSILAQDRDGDGDPDISLGRTGYSYRNNWSTAPTFGYTVDNTLGTFSAAPAPNAAVNANFNTWLAAQPWQKAGTIFTRLTADIDGDGDLDVVVLHGVSDSYNAISWFENRSSATPDFNGPFGITGNVNYQSKLACADYDSDGDVDVLALCSIVKNGTLTQRLAAFENTSSPSDFTRQVVDDPQGFLRNSIASPTFTAKLQSSADLNWATGETVAVTAKQLRNPHAMKDLMRWRDPARPKRFYRLIYSLDAP
- a CDS encoding glycerate kinase, with the translated sequence MRVLIACDKFKGSLSALEACEAIRRGLGEGTEAGLCPIADGGEGFVDAMVTALGGVKVHAPTHDPLGRPIQGSYGLIHVQGVPTAVIEMAEASGMWRLKPEERNPRIMSTYGTGELMRHAVEVSGAKKLLVGLGGSATNDGGAGMAAALGVRFLDVMGAELQPVPAELEWLAVVDEGGRIALPEILVACDVDHPLLGERGASAVFGPQKGASPEDVVFLDGVLGGLVAVSGGENEEITPGAGAAGGLGFGLLRFAGARLVSGFDLVAGALGLRERLVEVDLVITGEGSLDEQTLGGKGPAGVARMAREAGKPVVAFAGRTLPVAAPFFDAMFDLAAYGLPLEESMRRGGELLETRAREAADLIRSLAGA
- a CDS encoding SDR family oxidoreductase, translating into MPSTILITGCSSGFGKATASFFLACGWNVIATMRTPQPGLFEDSDQLLLLPLDVTQPDSIADAIGKSVARFGKIDVFVNNAGIGYFGAHEAVPDEAIRQLFETNTFGVMAANRAIIPHMRGNGSGTIINVTSSVGIAPMPLVAAYTASKYAIEGFSESLAYETGVLGIRVKIVQPGLAPTTHFAANSAASGDHPIPPAYSGHAARYFQSMQDYPTGYTTEEDVAKAVHAAATDEGDGFRYPAGADSAMLAGLRASLPEQEFIRRIRAMTGSEPAR